A region of Gammaproteobacteria bacterium DNA encodes the following proteins:
- the gspH gene encoding type II secretion system minor pseudopilin GspH: MTHPTPHSTHSGFTLLELLVVMTLIGILTTFAVLRIDFGNPAERQQKEAQRLLQLMHLASQQALLQSRQLGLRFEAQQYQFYQLIDGKRWQTLQEKQLRKRELPENLTFEIQIEGLSISLDEPRDEQQQKSRKPHIFLLSSGEILPDFAILIQDQDSRLQYRIEPGVEKALQLKREGDSL, encoded by the coding sequence GTGACTCATCCCACCCCCCACTCAACCCACAGCGGTTTTACTCTGCTGGAACTGCTGGTGGTGATGACCTTAATCGGCATTCTCACCACCTTTGCGGTGCTGCGCATCGACTTTGGCAACCCCGCTGAACGGCAACAGAAAGAAGCGCAACGGTTGCTGCAACTGATGCATCTGGCCTCCCAACAAGCGCTGCTGCAATCCCGTCAGCTGGGGCTGCGTTTCGAAGCACAGCAGTACCAATTTTATCAACTCATCGACGGCAAACGCTGGCAAACGCTGCAAGAAAAACAGCTGCGCAAACGTGAACTGCCCGAAAATTTAACCTTTGAAATTCAAATCGAGGGGCTGAGCATCTCACTGGATGAACCAAGAGATGAGCAGCAGCAAAAGAGCCGCAAACCGCACATCTTCCTGCTCTCCAGCGGTGAGATTCTGCCCGATTTTGCCATTCTGATTCAAGATCAAGACTCCCGACTCCAGTACCGCATCGAACCCGGGGTGGAAAAAGCACTGCAACTGAAACGCGAAGGCGACTCTTTGTGA
- the gspG gene encoding type II secretion system major pseudopilin GspG: MNLTHSRPHAQQAGFTLIEIMVVVAILAILASVVIPRIMSEPDKARVVKAKQDIRVLESSLELYKLDNFTYPSTDQGLEALVTRPNDANNWKEGGYVKKLPKDPWQREYQYISPGEHGEIDVYSLGADGIPGGDKFAADIGNWDL; encoded by the coding sequence ATGAACCTCACCCATTCACGCCCTCACGCCCAGCAAGCGGGTTTCACCCTGATTGAAATCATGGTGGTCGTCGCCATTCTCGCCATTCTCGCCTCCGTGGTCATCCCACGCATTATGAGCGAACCGGACAAAGCGCGCGTGGTGAAAGCCAAACAGGACATCCGCGTACTGGAAAGCTCACTCGAACTCTACAAACTGGACAACTTCACCTATCCCAGCACCGATCAAGGGCTGGAAGCACTGGTGACACGCCCCAACGACGCCAACAACTGGAAAGAGGGCGGTTACGTTAAAAAACTGCCCAAAGATCCGTGGCAGCGTGAATACCAATACATCAGCCCAGGCGAACACGGTGAAATAGACGTCTACTCTCTGGGTGCCGACGGCATACCCGGTGGCGACAAATTTGCCGCCGACATCGGCAACTGGGATCTATAA
- the rrtA gene encoding rhombosortase gives MADVWSRWAWVIVLSVLCILLQATGMNTVIRFDRQAIDGGAWWLLYSGNLVHFDWMHLLRNLAGVALIQGLFGPLLQGWRWWLVLSICSLGVGLGLYFFMPQLGWYVGLSGAVFGAFVVGAMLELQQGWKFGLLLFVLVFGRLLYELTIGAMPGAESSGMTVVVESHLYGSLTGLLLGALLLWLRIKNRSASDGRFY, from the coding sequence ATGGCTGACGTATGGAGTCGATGGGCTTGGGTGATCGTGTTGTCGGTGTTGTGTATTTTATTGCAGGCGACGGGCATGAACACGGTGATTCGTTTTGATCGTCAAGCCATTGATGGCGGTGCTTGGTGGTTGCTCTACAGTGGTAATTTAGTTCATTTTGATTGGATGCACTTGCTTAGGAACTTGGCCGGAGTGGCGTTGATTCAAGGCTTGTTTGGCCCTCTGCTACAGGGTTGGCGCTGGTGGTTGGTGTTGTCCATTTGTTCGTTGGGAGTGGGTTTGGGGTTGTACTTTTTTATGCCGCAGTTGGGTTGGTATGTCGGTCTGTCGGGGGCGGTGTTTGGGGCGTTTGTGGTGGGGGCGATGTTGGAGCTGCAACAGGGATGGAAATTTGGCCTGTTGCTGTTTGTGTTGGTGTTTGGGCGCTTGTTATATGAACTCACCATTGGCGCGATGCCCGGGGCGGAATCTTCGGGGATGACGGTGGTGGTGGAGTCGCACCTTTATGGCAGTTTGACGGGTTTGCTGCTGGGGGCGCTGCTTTTGTGGCTGAGAATTAAAAACCGTTCTGCTAGCGACGGCCGTTTTTACTGA
- the gspK gene encoding type II secretion system minor pseudopilin GspK, with protein MHSAFRCQGVALITVLLVVALATIATTAMVSRQQMDIRLTQARLLLEQARHVALAGEGLGRVLLSQDRKKNTTDDLSEDWAMSTPPLPIDNAQIMGCVIDQNSRFNLNNLITAQGKLNPAASGQLQRLLQLLELDPALANAIEDWLDADINPSGSGGAEDDFYSSLPQAYRSANRALLDLSELRAVRGITPEIFTKLEPYLSALPSVTKINVNTASELNLQALHSKISATAAKTLLDQRPTANSALPDANSPVDNSTSQDAFKNIDNFIQQLANSGVSLTINDKSQIRQSADVSSDYFQTRVIVTLGAAHYILYSLLYRDDKGATRVLQRARREQLGQTICNPF; from the coding sequence ATGCACTCAGCCTTTCGTTGTCAAGGGGTCGCGCTGATCACCGTACTGTTGGTGGTGGCGCTGGCCACCATCGCCACCACCGCGATGGTCTCTCGTCAGCAGATGGACATTCGCCTCACCCAAGCGCGCCTGCTGCTGGAGCAAGCGCGCCATGTGGCGCTGGCAGGGGAAGGCTTGGGCCGCGTGCTGCTCTCCCAAGACCGAAAAAAGAATACAACCGACGACCTGAGTGAAGATTGGGCCATGAGCACGCCGCCGCTGCCCATCGACAACGCCCAGATCATGGGCTGTGTCATCGACCAAAACAGCCGCTTTAACCTCAATAATTTAATCACCGCCCAAGGCAAACTGAACCCCGCTGCCAGCGGCCAACTGCAACGCCTGCTGCAACTGCTGGAGTTAGACCCCGCCCTCGCCAACGCCATCGAAGATTGGCTCGATGCCGACATCAACCCCAGTGGCAGTGGCGGCGCTGAAGATGATTTTTATTCCAGTCTGCCGCAGGCCTACCGCAGCGCCAACCGAGCCCTGCTCGACCTCAGTGAACTGCGCGCCGTGCGTGGCATCACCCCTGAGATCTTCACTAAACTCGAACCGTACCTGAGCGCACTGCCCAGCGTGACTAAAATCAACGTCAACACCGCCAGCGAACTGAATCTGCAAGCGTTGCACAGTAAAATCAGCGCAACGGCGGCCAAAACACTTTTGGATCAACGGCCAACGGCCAACAGCGCCTTGCCAGACGCAAACAGCCCAGTGGATAACAGCACCTCACAAGACGCCTTTAAAAACATAGACAACTTTATTCAACAGCTTGCCAACAGCGGTGTTAGCCTCACCATCAACGACAAAAGCCAGATTCGCCAGAGTGCCGATGTCAGCAGCGACTATTTTCAGACCCGAGTGATCGTCACTCTGGGCGCAGCACACTATATTTTATACAGTCTGCTCTACCGAGACGACAAAGGTGCCACTCGCGTTTTGCAGCGAGCAAGGAGAGAACAGCTTGGCCAAACCATTTGTAATCCGTTTTAA
- the gspI gene encoding type II secretion system minor pseudopilin GspI, whose translation MKAHDGFTLIEVMVALAVLAVALGALIKGAADTTANSGYLQQKSFATWVAANKISELRLKKKWLDKGKKSGTEEMAGYKWHWSSVVKATQSKEMRRLDVDVRLHANDENPLVKLASFIIDPSLNAKAPQAAPVPSAPTR comes from the coding sequence GTGAAAGCCCATGACGGTTTCACCCTAATCGAGGTAATGGTGGCACTGGCGGTGTTGGCCGTCGCCTTAGGTGCGCTGATCAAAGGCGCAGCCGACACCACCGCCAACAGCGGCTACCTACAGCAAAAAAGTTTTGCCACTTGGGTAGCAGCGAATAAAATCAGCGAACTGCGCCTGAAAAAAAAGTGGTTGGACAAAGGTAAGAAAAGCGGCACCGAAGAGATGGCCGGTTACAAATGGCACTGGAGCAGCGTCGTCAAAGCCACCCAGAGCAAAGAGATGCGCCGCCTTGATGTGGACGTTCGCCTGCACGCCAATGATGAAAATCCACTGGTCAAATTAGCCTCCTTTATTATTGACCCCAGCTTGAACGCCAAAGCGCCTCAAGCCGCCCCCGTTCCCAGCGCGCCGACACGATGA
- the gspJ gene encoding type II secretion system minor pseudopilin GspJ — MNRVSQQAFTLIELLVAIAVFSVLAVAAYSGLSSVLQTRSITAERSDQLNALQQTFYYFSDDLQQMIDRPIRDELGSQQASFITNQGDSLILAFSRSGWQNPLGSPRSQLQRVSYLLEDDTLYRQYWQHLDRIQGAKVHRRLLLSGIKEVELRFMDQNSRWQTRWPDARSGKPVPLPRAIEIKLTLEPWGEITRLFEVPG, encoded by the coding sequence ATGAATAGAGTTTCACAACAGGCCTTCACCTTAATCGAGTTATTGGTGGCCATCGCCGTCTTCTCTGTGCTGGCAGTGGCCGCTTACAGTGGCCTCAGTTCGGTGTTGCAGACCCGCAGCATCACCGCCGAACGCTCCGATCAACTCAACGCCCTGCAACAGACCTTCTACTACTTCAGCGACGATCTGCAACAGATGATCGACCGCCCCATTCGGGATGAACTCGGCAGCCAACAGGCCAGTTTTATCACCAACCAAGGAGACTCGCTCATCTTGGCTTTCAGTCGCAGCGGTTGGCAAAACCCGCTTGGTAGCCCGCGCTCCCAACTGCAACGGGTCAGTTATTTACTGGAAGACGACACACTCTATCGCCAATATTGGCAGCATCTGGATCGCATCCAAGGTGCAAAAGTGCATCGTCGCCTGCTGCTCAGCGGTATCAAAGAGGTCGAATTGCGTTTTATGGATCAAAACAGCCGCTGGCAAACCCGCTGGCCCGATGCCCGTTCGGGCAAACCTGTCCCCCTGCCGCGCGCCATTGAGATCAAACTCACCTTAGAACCTTGGGGCGAAATCACCCGTCTGTTTGAGGTGCCCGGCTGA
- the gspL gene encoding type II secretion system protein GspL — MAKPFVIRFNPTQPQQVSWRAPQNEQQESPIQHGSLNDAALHARGQNVLLLVAGNEVLLTHARVPSKNRSRVLSAIPFALEESLIDDVDELHFAIGEAEGDEYPVAVINKRYLEDLLEQLNAVGLRPQTLLPEPLALAQANEGWSLLVDEQRAIIRQSGLKGFSIETEALPELLSSAIDFADTEAPQRLTLYHCAEGDDLNLNTLPLAIDYHRCSHPLEQLNDRLEKPAINLLQGQYRRQDPLQKLWQPWKQPLAIAALLLLTSSVATLLQHQQLGEQEQQLRSEIEQTFRATFPSVKRVVNARAQMKTRLKKLRSGQGNLQGLLPLLVSSAQPLAQAKNIQLNGLNFRKGYLDLEVNTAQLQALDSLKRQLEQRQLRVKILSANTEKGQVKGRLRLEAGS; from the coding sequence TTGGCCAAACCATTTGTAATCCGTTTTAACCCAACCCAACCTCAACAGGTCAGTTGGCGCGCGCCACAGAACGAACAGCAGGAGTCGCCCATTCAGCACGGCAGCTTAAATGACGCTGCGCTGCACGCACGCGGCCAAAATGTGCTGCTGCTGGTGGCGGGCAACGAAGTGCTGCTCACCCATGCCCGCGTGCCGAGCAAAAACCGCAGCCGCGTCTTAAGCGCCATCCCTTTCGCCCTTGAAGAGAGCCTGATCGACGATGTGGACGAGCTGCACTTTGCCATCGGCGAAGCAGAAGGCGATGAGTATCCCGTCGCGGTGATCAACAAACGCTATCTGGAAGATCTGCTAGAACAGCTCAACGCCGTTGGCCTTCGCCCTCAGACCCTGTTGCCCGAACCCTTAGCACTCGCTCAAGCCAATGAAGGCTGGTCGCTGCTGGTGGACGAGCAAAGAGCCATCATTCGCCAATCTGGACTGAAGGGCTTTAGCATCGAAACCGAAGCGCTGCCCGAGCTGCTCAGCAGCGCCATCGACTTTGCCGACACGGAAGCGCCCCAACGCTTAACCCTCTACCACTGCGCTGAAGGCGACGACCTGAATCTGAATACATTGCCCTTGGCCATTGACTACCACCGTTGTTCACACCCACTGGAACAACTCAATGACCGCTTGGAAAAACCGGCCATCAATCTACTGCAAGGGCAGTATCGCCGCCAAGACCCGCTGCAAAAACTCTGGCAACCGTGGAAACAACCGCTGGCCATCGCCGCCCTGCTGCTGCTCACCAGCAGCGTCGCTACGCTGTTGCAGCATCAGCAGCTCGGTGAACAAGAACAGCAACTTCGCAGCGAAATCGAACAAACCTTCCGCGCCACCTTTCCCAGCGTCAAACGAGTGGTCAATGCCCGCGCCCAGATGAAAACGCGGCTGAAAAAACTGCGCAGCGGTCAAGGTAATCTGCAAGGCCTGCTGCCACTGCTGGTCAGCAGCGCCCAACCGTTGGCGCAGGCGAAGAACATTCAGCTCAACGGCCTCAATTTTCGCAAAGGTTATTTGGATCTCGAAGTGAATACCGCTCAACTGCAAGCATTGGACAGCCTAAAACGGCAACTGGAACAGCGCCAACTGCGGGTCAAAATTCTCTCCGCCAATACCGAGAAAGGTCAAGTTAAAGGTCGCTTGCGACTGGAGGCAGGCTCATGA